GTTGATATTAAAAACATGACAACTATAAAGCAAACTAATTATAACCTATATGCGCAGTATTTTAAGAAATTCAAGTATAATTCTGATCAAGGTGTTGATGccaaaaataatgaaaagaaaagTAAGAAGGAAGGTACGGATAAAACTCTTAAAAAGGATTTCACACAAAATgactttgaaaataacATTAAACTATTGGAATCAGAATTAAGCGATATTGTGGAAAACttaaaaaattcagaattgatattgacaaACCTAATGGAACAAGAATCGAAATTAAGAGATGCaaatgaaagaatattCTCTGAGTACACAAAAGTCTCTATCATTATGATAGTAGCAATTAGTATATTTGGTATGGCACaattagtatattttagaTGTTATCtaaaaaagagaaaatatttatagCTTTATAGTCATTGCATCCGCTTTCCTATTCAATAGAATTTAATgtttattataaatttttatacaGTCATctaattaattaatgtaCATTAATTGCCTCTCATTTTTTCATTGTTTATTACATCTTGACATATGCTTGCCATTGCATCTTTATCTATCAACTTTCCAACGTTTGCATATGCCAAACTTGCTTCATAACCCATCGTAATTCTTTGCTCCGTTATTCCAAGTTCACCATAACCCAAAGCCTTTATAACGTTATAATATCTGGTAATATTGCTACGGACCGAATTGGAAATATTTGGATCATTTTTATCGGAATAAATTTCCCAAGaactttcttcttctaatctTGTAATTGAGACAGATCCTTGACCTGGATTATAAGACCCGTGAGCATCAATGGAAGCCTGTGCCTTATTAGAACTTGCATTGGCATTACTTTTTCCACTGCTGGAAGTTTTACTCAACCATATGTATCCATTAACTCCCAATATCACACTTATATTCCCAGGCAAATTATGCGAATGGttctttgatttaataattaaatttgaaggaaCCTTTACGAATATTCCATTTCTCAATTTTCCATACTTCAAGGATCTGGTATGCAATGAAGCACTACCATTACTAAATATACTTTGCACTTCAGCGTTCAATAAATCACCCTCCTTCAAAAAACCTCTCATTTGTAATTCATCACTTTCTGATTTTCTTCTCAAAACACCACCTGGTAAGTTGACTGATCCCAACATCAATATAGCGCTTTGTTTTGCTCCAATGTCAACTTTCCACCTCTTTGGACCAACTTCAGTTATCCTTCCAACTATATGATCACCAGTTTCTGCCTGGTATCTGCCCCTCAAAGGAACAACACTTAATAATCTATTAACTCTAGAAACATTACCTGCAACGGAAGAATACGTTTTATCGTTTAAAAAGTATGTACCATGACCTTTCATCCAAACTGGATCATCAGTCACCAATTCACCTGGTGTTACAATAGATTGTTCATTTTTACTGGTTTCCTCCCCGTCTGACATTTCCACATCTGAATCAATGCCAATATCATGAGACTCCGGTTTGGTGATACTTATAACATCTGTAACATCCATCTCTAATACCATTATCTATTGTTTGGATTAGATTTttattctcttctttaatCTCATCGATATTCGAAAATTATATTGGGCGTGAAGCCCTGGTGCGCTCTGACAtggattttttttttgaattgaaaattgttTAGTTAGCCATAAGCCATAAGCCTTTTGGATCGTAGAATAGTGAATGATTAGAAACCTTATTGgtaaatttcatttattcGTGGCACCCAAGTTATTTCTTCATACTAGAAATTTTCatagaataaataaaacGGATAGAAGAGAGTTTATGATGAGCAAGTTTGGTCCACCTATAGATAGATCAATGAAAATCTTAGATCGTTcattctttcaaaaagaCGTAAATTTATTAGTTGCATCGTTCCCAGATCCTAAGTTTCTTGGCCAATTTGTTAAAACCTGTAAGCCtgatattttatatttaccATCAATTAAGCACATCGTACCCGTTAATGAAAATTCCAAGGGAGTCCTATTAAGAGAAGACATTGAAgatataaatgattataaGCTGAAGTTGTCACCCATCACAGTTGAAAAGataaaagaatataatatcAGTATTCAGCCGTATGTTTTACATTTGGATTACAAGTTCTGGAAAACGGACGATATTTTGAGAGCTGTTTTGCCGGAAGATTTGATAAGTGAAATTCCAACTGGGTTTGCACAAGCAGGACATGTTGCTCACTTGAATTTGAGAGACGAATTCAAGCCTTACGGAAGTTTGATTGGTCAAGTGATCTTAGATAAGAACTCAAAGGTTGAAACTGTAGTCGATAAGGTAGATACAATTGATACTAAATTCAGAACATTCAAAATGAATGTTTTAGCTGGCAAAGATGATTTACAAGTTGAACAAAGTGAAAGTGGTTGTCGCTTTAAATTCGATTTTAGTAAGGTATACTGGAACTCGAGATTGAATACGGAACACGAAAGACTAATCAACCAGTTCAAACCCAGAGATGTAGTTGGAGATGTATTTGCAGGTGTTGGTCCATTTGCAGTACCTGCTGGTAAGAAGGACGTACTTGTATTAGCCAATGACTTGAACCCagaatcattcaaatatttaaaagaaaatataatcTTGAATCACACAGATTCTTTTGTTAAGGCTTTTAATCTCGATGGTCgtgaatttattagaaactCACCAAGACTATTATTGGAATGGTCTACCGAGCTGAAGACGGtagaaagaaaaaaattaattaaaagaaggaaaatgaaTTCTGATTCGAATGAAAAATCTTCTACCAAAGACTATGAGGTAACAACAGTCAACATCCCGAAATATTTCAGTAATTATGTTATGAACTTGCCTGACTCTGCATTGACTTTCTTGGATGAATTTGTTGGTTTATACAGCGATCCTAAAGTGGAAAGCGTAATTCGTGAAATACCTGATTTCAAACTTCCTATTATAAACGTCCATTGTTTTGAGAAATACTCGCCCCATGAAGAACCCGAACCATCATTAGAGGAACTATATAAAAGGATTcacaaaaaaattgtagGGCTAATTGATCATGAAATACCATTAGAAAAATGTCTGTTTCATTTAGTAAGAAGAGTAGCGCCTACAAAGCCAATGTTCTGTGTTAGCTTCGAACTACCTGAAGAAGTTGCATTTAGAAAGAAATAGGAgtaaattatttatgtacataatataataataaaagtAAGATAATACATAATTTGCAACTATATATTTTGCGACcctttaaatattttacaaCCAATTATACCAGCGGCTATTCgatcatttaattttataaacCACGATTTGCGTAAATATGCTGACTATTATATTACCTGATGAATCTGATTATAGCGAATTAACACGAACGTATATGGGGATATTTTATTCACAAAAATTTGATGGTTTCTTAAATACAACCCAAACTGGATACGCACATACCTCAGCAGGtattgaattatcattattattgaaaacagTTTACACTTCGGTCTGTTTCTGTACTGTGCAGCTTACATTTTTCTGCTTTTTCAGATCCATATTTAAGTCTTTGTACCAACCAAGAAGCTATTGTGTTCCCAAAGATGAAAGAATAGAACCTTTACCTAGTGGCTTCTTGGTTTGGGTTTGGCCGACGTTGAGATGCAGCATTAGCTACTACTTATCAATGGGACTTGATGcatatttctttatcagATACATGAGtattcttgttctttttttCATGTTTATTGGTTCGTTAAATATGATTATTCTTATTCCCATTAATGTGACTGGAAGCAGCGTTGAATATTCTGCAATGGGTTTGGATAAACTTAGTTTATCCAATATTTCTAGATCCAAGGTCTATCGATTAAATGCTCATTTTATAATGAGTTTAATTACAATTGGCTTTTTTCAATGGTTACTACTTTATGAATTGCAAACTTTCGTAAAAATCAGACAATCTTTTCTACTTACAAAAAGTCACAGAAACTCAGTTCTTTCAAAAAccatattaatttcaaatgtaCCACCCCATTTGCAAGATTTGGATGTTCTTTGTAATTTGTTTTCGACAGTTCCCGGtggtattgaaaatatttggtaCATGTATGATTATAGAGAAATTTTAGAGCTTGTTGAAGAAGCGAAGGAAGCGTTAAATTTTTTAGAGGAGGCGGAACTATCATGCTTGAAGCACTCTTCTTTGGAATATGggaaaaaatataaaaaaatggATGCCTGTTTTCCCGAACAATTGGAAAGAAAAGGcaataatcttgaaaatgaGAGAAACAGTCTAGGACTCAAAgctaataattcattgaatccaaaattttatcccccaatatattttaaatctATTAAAATACCAAAACTTGAGAGATATTTTCGTTTGAGGTTCCCCGGTTTCTTgagaattatatttcttggaAAAAGAGTATCTATTATAGATTGGTGTATTAAAACCCTTAACATTAAACAAGAGTTAatagataaaaaaaaatttgcCTTGGCAACCGGTCTGCTAAAAAAACATAATAAGTTATTCGTTGAATTCCAAACGCAAACCGGGGCCTATATAGCTCATCAATGTTTACTTTCTCAAATTCAAGGAAATCTAGATCTGACattaattgaaattcaCCCAAAAGACATTCTATGGGATAATATTGCTCGCAATAATACTATTGCTTGCTTAATcgagaaatattttgtgagtcttatatttattagtGTTATCCTATTATATGTTATCCCAGTTTCATTTATTGGATTAGTCTCCCAGGTTCCCTTGCTCACGAAGTTGATTCCAAGCTTAAAATGGATTTATAAATTTCCCGAAGAGGCTAGAGATACTATCTCAAGCATTTTACCTTCACTCCTTCTTGCAATATTGACAGATATAGTTCTAATAGTTTTCAGGTTCTTGACTTATTTCAAGGGTATGTTATCTGGAGCTGACttagaattaaatttgcaaCAATGGTATTTCGCCTTTTTATTCGTGCAACAGTTTTTAGTGGTCACTATCCTGTCGAGTATTACTGTTATTTTTAAACAGATTGTTGATCAGCCAACGTCCATCCCAGTTCTTTTGGCAACTAATTTACCAAAAGCAGCAACTTTCTTTTTTCAGTATATTACATTAAAGGCATTCGCCTTTTGTggcaataattttttgcGAATTGGACCCTTAATGTTACATTTAACAGTGCATAAGATAAAAGATAAAACTCCCCGACAAAAATTCAATCGTATCACTAACTTATTAAGGATTCGGTGGGGCTCCATATATCCAGTTTATTCAGTATTTGCTTCTATTGGAATATGTTACTGTGTGATTTCCCCGTtaattgcaatttttgtcatttttattctttctttgcTGTTACTTTATTACAAATACgcattaaaatatatatataatcgGACCAATGAATCAGATACCAAAGGAAAGCATTACCCCATAGCACTATTACATTTATATACAGGGATTTATTGTTTGGAATGTTGCTTAATTGGTATTTTCTTTCTACTGAAGAATGAAAACGATTCTTGTCCAATGATTATACAAGGTTGGGTGATGTGTATCATCTTATTGGCAACTATTTTTGGTAATATAACTATATACAATAGATATGTGAAACATTTCTCATATTTGCCTATATTGTCAGACAAAAAATTTCGGGACCCTGCAACCATTGCAAACTTGAAAGATAATTTAAACAATACTCATACACTGCATGAGGAAAAAAAGCTGCCTAATGAAGACTATCTGAACCGCaagttattatttcttcacCCCGCCTTCAAGTATGAAAAACCTAAAATTTGGCTACCTGAAGATCCATTTTATTTAGGTGTAGATCTAATAAGagatattgaatcaaaGATAGACGGTTTGGAGGGAGGGAGTACAAACGGTGCAAAAATAGAATTcagtaataataacaagaaaataacCATGAAAATAACTAATGCACCACCGGACTATAAATAACTATTCCATATCACCATATGTCTCTTCTACCATTGATTTTATTcttaatcttttcaatactTCTTTCCAGTTACTTAATGCACGTAGTTTATTTTCTCTGTATTTAATTTCGTAGCGTTTTATTTTACCGTAGAGCCAAATTTTCTTTGCCAAAACTGCCTGCAGTTCTAATACCAACACACCTTGTTTAACTGGTATTGCTTGTCCTATTTTTGATGCAAAATTAAATCCAGTGACAACGGAAACATAGTCAACTTTGTCGGTGAAAGGAAATGTCAATTTACCGAACTTATAGtccaataaaatattttcgaTGTCAGATAAAGTAAGCCAGACACATTTATCTGGAACCATAAAAGGCTTGTAAATTTCTATGTTCCCGTACTCATTTCTGGGTACTTGCAAGAAACCTGAGGGCAGCATGGTCACGCTTAACTTGATATAAGGACAGGTTTGGCTAAAAGTGTAAAGTTTTGTATCGTTTAATTCGGGAGtatcattcaaaatattgatattacAAATCCTTTTATTAAGTAAAGTATGTCGTTGTAAAGCCCTTGTAGTCTTTATTGGGCAATCTATTTGGTCATCCCTTATGGATCTCCCCAAGAACTTCCACTGTTGTTCTGATTTACCTACCAAAAtggaatttttaaaaaatacTGGCTCCTTCAGAAACTTCTTATCTATCATGACAGTACAAATAGGATTTGTATTAGGCTCAATAAACTCATTATATCTAAGAGTCGATCTCGTAACTAGGTTAGGATTCCTCTTCATTGAAGAGAAGTTGGAAGGTATATTATAGTTCAATAGAGCAGTCTGTCTTAAAGTATCTAGCTCCATATTGTTAGTAATATGGCACGCGTTTCCAGTATTCAAATACCTTAACATAGATTGAAATAACATCGCTTCTCTTCCCAGATCAGTCCTAAGGTCTAACTTTTTGAACCATCTATAGCTTATATCTGACATATATCGAGGACTCACATCCATTATCAGGTTGTCATTATCCATAGCAACAACATAATGCATGGGCATTTGGTTGAACTGGTTTTGTAAAGGAAAGTAAATATCTGTGTAGtaattagataaattttctttcGAAATAGTGGATCTAGCAAATCTCTTTAAACATACAAATCTTTTGGCTTCTTCAAAAAAGCATATATTTTCTATGacaaatatttcacttTCATCAGCGGGATTAACCACTTCCGTCCAAAAATAAGgatataataaatcaaaatcctTATTTCTCTGTAACTTATCATGATCTAGCTTTGGTTGAGTTTTTGTTGGCCTATTGGTGGATAATAGAGGCAATGAGAAAACAAGGCGACTTTGAAAACCTAGTGATCTCAATAAAGCAGTGAATATTTGAGCACCAGTATCCCTATTatgtttgaattttttagCCTTTGAAATTAAGTCTTTCAAGTCTATTATGGGCTCAGACGAATCAGGAAAATAGTCCTTCATATTGTCAAAAGCAGACGACTTTCGAGGTAGATACCCTAGGACTCTTAAACCATTTGAATCACATTTATAATTGAGTCTAAACCACTTAATCAAGTACTTAACAATATACATAAAATTAGCATAAACCTCATCTTTCAATGATGCATCTGTTGGTGCTGATTTAAACTTTTTTATTGCTCTCTTATACTTCTTGAACTTCGTGTTAATAAGAGACTCTGGTAACATTTTCTTTAGTTTCTTTAAGAGATCTTTTGAATTGAGCCATTTATTCCGTTGAAACCCATGCATCATATATGATATCATTCCAAGATAATGAATAgttttccttctttttttGTTCTCTATAGCAAGCCTTAGTCTATTTCTGTTGTCCTTTTCTTCCTCGTTTACCTTAGGGTCACCTATTGTTATATTAAAGGAATCCAAAACCTCTGGATTATTTAATGGAACATCTTCCCAATCACTAAAATCATTCTCAGAATCGTAGAAGCTCTCATtctcttcaatttttctccGTTTCAAGCaaacttcatcttcagagttactttttgaaagaaatagTCCTTCATTATTACGTGCTGAAGTATAACCCATAACAAAGAAGAACTCTTCAGGTAGAAGCCAAATCGTTACATACGATACGCTTTTATATATCTTACACGTGATCAAATCAAAAGACCATACTGTTATCAGATGCAAAatgtttattatataaatagtaACTAAGAATGGATCACCTCACTTATATCCTTCCATTCTTGTATCAATCCCCATTGACTTGTCAGTTCAGGCACGGTATCATGACCATAAACAGTAATTTCCTCAAACTTTGCTACCGGGGTATATGTGTTCACTGTTAAATAATCCTCTGATGTTTCATCTTCTACCCTGGCCAAACTttctgatttattgattaaGTAGCCACTGTAGTCATTGGAAATATTCATGTTTTTGCCTACTAATTTGCATCCTCTATAATATGCCACTTCTACCTGCTCGCCAGTTGGTAAAGTATCTTGTTTTTTACTTGGTGTGAAATAATCCTTGGTATTGGCTGCTCCATTATATTGTATATGGCAGGGTACAATATTCCCATACATTATGGGTACATCCTCACTAGTATTTATAACGTCCGACatgatatcaataaatatgtaCTACAAAATGTTCGGtctttatttaatttttgaagtaTTTTGTTGATAGTTTGCCCTACCATACACGACTTTTAGACGTGTTTTTGAACCTACCATAACCTACTTACAAAATGATCTACAGCAAAAAGATAGCCTTATTTAAGATATGGGTTCTTCAATATGGAATACACGAACAATCATGAACTAATTAGATCTATAAAGCAGTTGACTCTGGTTTGaccaaaattaatttgtCGGCGATGTGCgtaaaaatgaattttcaatttctagATAAATTAGAACATTAACAACCTGGAGAAATATAGGATTATAATTTGACAGTATGAGTTCGAATACTTCAAACCCCTTAAAAATAGTCGATGTCACTTCCGTTGATCATGAAACGGCGGAAGAGATGTTAGAAGCTGCAACAAGTCAAGGATTTTTATTTATCGAAGGTCATGATTTCACACAAGAAGAAGTGGATATGCTATTCGAAGTAtcaaaacaattttttgCGCTTCCTGACCCTTATAAGGAAAAATACTTAATAGATAGTAGTAATCATGGGTATACTAACTACGGAGGAGAAAATTTAGATCCTTCAAGTCAAAAAAAGGGTGATCCAAAAGAAGCACTTAACTTTTGCTGTTTGAACTTCTTGAGTGGACTTTCTTCGCGTGCTATTCCAGATTGGTTCAATGAAGATCCAGCTCGTCTGGAATTGGTCCAGTCAACTATTAAGAAGCTATACGGGTTATCAATTAAGATTCTTAACCTTTTGGCACTTGGATTGAAGATTGAAGACACGGATGAATGTAAGGGAATTGACTGGTTTAATTCAAAGTACTTAGCGAGTAAGGAGTCAGGCTCTACATTTAGATTTTTACATTACCCAGGACAGAAAAGCCTTAATCCTGAGTCAGTTATTAGAGCTGGTGCTCACACTGACTACGGTTCTATGACATTGTTATTTcaacaagaaaatcaagaagGTTTAGAAATATACTCCCCTGTATCAAAAAAATGGGAGGCAGTACCATTTGTACCTACTAACTCCCAGAAATTCCCAACTTCAG
This is a stretch of genomic DNA from Debaryomyces hansenii CBS767 chromosome G complete sequence. It encodes these proteins:
- a CDS encoding DEHA2G17248p (similar to uniprot|P38792 Saccharomyces cerevisiae YHR069C RRP4 Ribosomal RNA Processing), whose protein sequence is MVLEMDVTDVISITKPESHDIGIDSDVEMSDGEETSKNEQSIVTPGELVTDDPVWMKGHGTYFLNDKTYSSVAGNVSRVNRLLSVVPLRGRYQAETGDHIVGRITEVGPKRWKVDIGAKQSAILMLGSVNLPGGVLRRKSESDELQMRGFLKEGDLLNAEVQSIFSNGSASLHTRSLKYGKLRNGIFVKVPSNLIIKSKNHSHNLPGNISVILGVNGYIWLSKTSSSGKSNANASSNKAQASIDAHGSYNPGQGSVSITRLEEESSWEIYSDKNDPNISNSVRSNITRYYNVIKALGYGELGITEQRITMGYEASLAYANVGKLIDKDAMASICQDVINNEKMRGN
- a CDS encoding DEHA2G17270p (similar to uniprot|P38793 Saccharomyces cerevisiae YHR070W TRM5 tRNA(m(1)G37)methyltransferase methylates a tRNA base adjacent to the anticodon that has a role in prevention of frameshifting), which produces MIRNLIGKFHLFVAPKLFLHTRNFHRINKTDRREFMMSKFGPPIDRSMKILDRSFFQKDVNLLVASFPDPKFLGQFVKTCKPDILYLPSIKHIVPVNENSKGVLLREDIEDINDYKSKLSPITVEKIKEYNISIQPYVLHLDYKFWKTDDILRAVLPEDLISEIPTGFAQAGHVAHLNLRDEFKPYGSLIGQVILDKNSKVETVVDKVDTIDTKFRTFKMNVLAGKDDLQVEQSESGCRFKFDFSKVYWNSRLNTEHERLINQFKPRDVVGDVFAGVGPFAVPAGKKDVLVLANDLNPESFKYLKENIILNHTDSFVKAFNLDGREFIRNSPRLLLEWSTESKTVERKKLIKRRKMNSDSNEKSSTKDYEVTTVNIPKYFSNYVMNLPDSALTFLDEFVGLYSDPKVESVIREIPDFKLPIINVHCFEKYSPHEEPEPSLEELYKRIHKKIVGLIDHEIPLEKCSFHLVRRVAPTKPMFCVSFELPEEVAFRKK
- a CDS encoding DEHA2G17292p (weakly similar to uniprot|Q07798 Saccharomyces cerevisiae YLL005C SPO75 Meiosis-specific protein of unknown function required for spore wall formation during sporulation): MSTIILPDESDYSELTRTYMGIFYSQKFDGFLNTTQTGYAHTSAGIELSLLLKTVYTSVCFCTVQLTFFCFFRSIFKSLYQPRSYCVPKDERIEPLPSGFLVWVWPTLRCSISYYLSMGLDAYFFIRYMSILVLFFMFIGSLNMIILIPINVTGSSVEYSAMGLDKLSLSNISRSKVYRLNAHFIMSLITIGFFQWLLLYELQTFVKIRQSFLLTKSHRNSVLSKTILISNVPPHLQDLDVLCNLFSTVPGGIENIWYMYDYREILELVEEAKEALNFLEEAELSCLKHSSLEYGKKYKKMDACFPEQLERKGNNLENERNSLGLKANNSLNPKFYPPIYFKSIKIPKLERYFRLRFPGFLRIIFLGKRVSIIDWCIKTLNIKQELIDKKKFALATGSLKKHNKLFVEFQTQTGAYIAHQCLLSQIQGNLDSTLIEIHPKDILWDNIARNNTIACLIEKYFVSLIFISVILLYVIPVSFIGLVSQVPLLTKLIPSLKWIYKFPEEARDTISSILPSLLLAILTDIVLIVFRFLTYFKGMLSGADLELNLQQWYFAFLFVQQFLVVTISSSITVIFKQIVDQPTSIPVLLATNLPKAATFFFQYITLKAFAFCGNNFLRIGPLMLHLTVHKIKDKTPRQKFNRITNLLRIRWGSIYPVYSVFASIGICYCVISPLIAIFVIFILSLSLLYYKYALKYIYNRTNESDTKGKHYPIALLHLYTGIYCLECCLIGIFFLSKNENDSCPMIIQGWVMCIILLATIFGNITIYNRYVKHFSYLPILSDKKFRDPATIANLKDNLNNTHTSHEEKKSPNEDYSNRKLLFLHPAFKYEKPKIWLPEDPFYLGVDLIRDIESKIDGLEGGSTNGAKIEFSNNNKKITMKITNAPPDYK
- a CDS encoding DEHA2G17314p (weakly similar to uniprot|Q06665 Saccharomyces cerevisiae YDR314C Hypothetical ORF) yields the protein MGYTSARNNEGLFLSKSNSEDEVCLKRRKIEENESFYDSENDFSDWEDVPLNNPEVLDSFNITIGDPKVNEEEKDNRNRLRLAIENKKRRKTIHYLGMISYMMHGFQRNKWLNSKDLLKKLKKMLPESLINTKFKKYKRAIKKFKSAPTDASLKDEVYANFMYIVKYLIKWFRLNYKCDSNGLRVLGYLPRKSSAFDNMKDYFPDSSEPIIDLKDLISKAKKFKHNRDTGAQIFTALLRSLGFQSRLVFSLPLLSTNRPTKTQPKLDHDKLQRNKDFDLLYPYFWTEVVNPADESEIFVIENICFFEEAKRFVCLKRFARSTISKENLSNYYTDIYFPLQNQFNQMPMHYVVAMDNDNSIMDVSPRYMSDISYRWFKKLDLRTDSGREAMLFQSMLRYLNTGNACHITNNMELDTLRQTALLNYNIPSNFSSMKRNPNLVTRSTLRYNEFIEPNTNPICTVMIDKKFSKEPVFFKNSILVGKSEQQWKFLGRSIRDDQIDCPIKTTRALQRHTLLNKRICNINILNDTPELNDTKLYTFSQTCPYIKLSVTMSPSGFLQVPRNEYGNIEIYKPFMVPDKCVWLTLSDIENILLDYKFGKLTFPFTDKVDYVSVVTGFNFASKIGQAIPVKQGVLVLESQAVLAKKIWLYGKIKRYEIKYRENKLRALSNWKEVLKRLRIKSMVEETYGDME
- a CDS encoding DEHA2G17336p (similar to ca|CA1323|IPF6675 Candida albicans IPF6675 unknown function), producing MSDVINTSEDVPIMYGNIVPCHIQYNGAANTKDYFTPSKKQDTLPTGEQVEVAYYRGCKLVGKNMNISNDYSGYLINKSESLARVEDETSEDYLTVNTYTPVAKFEEITVYGHDTVPESTSQWGLIQEWKDISEVIHS
- a CDS encoding DEHA2G17358p (similar to ca|CA1326|IPF6679 Candida albicans IPF6679 unknown function), which gives rise to MSSNTSNPLKIVDVTSVDHETAEEMLEAATSQGFLFIEGHDFTQEEVDMLFEVSKQFFALPDPYKEKYLIDSSNHGYTNYGGENLDPSSQKKGDPKEALNFCCLNFLSGLSSRAIPDWFNEDPARSELVQSTIKKLYGLSIKILNLLALGLKIEDTDECKGIDWFNSKYLASKESGSTFRFLHYPGQKSLNPESVIRAGAHTDYGSMTLLFQQENQEGLEIYSPVSKKWEAVPFVPTNSQKFPTSAPPIVVNIADQLSYWTAGLLKSTIHRVRFPAKFQETDQDRYSIVFFSHPNDESLLEPVPSELVRSRKGRGANKDTTLLTAKEHLDKRLAATYGWTY